One genomic window of Deltaproteobacteria bacterium includes the following:
- the greB gene encoding transcription elongation factor GreB: MPEARRYITPEGYERLRAELERLWREERPRVTREVSEAAAHGDRSENAEYIYGKKRLREIDRRIEFLGKRLEELTIVEPRSDSPDRVYFGAWVKLEDADGAVSEFRLVGPDEFDAASGRISMDSPIGRALLGRAEGDAFTLERPKGPVTYVVIEIRYGPGAEG; the protein is encoded by the coding sequence GTGCCGGAGGCCAGGCGCTACATCACGCCGGAAGGCTACGAGCGGCTGCGCGCCGAGCTCGAACGGCTGTGGCGCGAGGAGCGCCCGCGCGTCACGCGCGAGGTGTCGGAAGCCGCCGCGCACGGCGACCGCTCGGAGAACGCCGAGTACATCTACGGCAAGAAGCGACTGCGCGAGATCGACCGCCGCATCGAGTTCCTGGGCAAGCGACTCGAGGAGCTGACGATCGTCGAGCCGCGCAGCGACAGCCCCGATCGCGTGTACTTCGGCGCGTGGGTGAAGCTCGAAGACGCGGACGGCGCCGTCTCGGAATTTCGCCTCGTCGGCCCCGACGAGTTCGACGCTGCGAGCGGCCGCATCAGCATGGATTCCCCGATCGGGCGCGCGCTGCTCGGCCGGGCGGAAGGCGATGCCTTCACGCTCGAGCGCCCGAAGGGTCCCGTCACCTACGTCGTGATCGAGATCCGGTACGGACCCGGCGCGGAAGGTTGA
- a CDS encoding ATP-binding domain-containing protein, with the protein MPHPVVLQELRLLEDVLRALAEEPGRDDAAEESIVRELERVRALLLSGEEQKDRLALLEQWDRGSALLRQLRASRATPRVNRSSPYFAHMRLLEDGRTRDVCLGRATCVRSGVRIVDWRNAPISRLFYRYRQGESYEEELAGRVVSGEVAARRTVAIRGGLLERVDAPEGSWVRAPGAARTPGSDEAWKQVAERAPRLSGGAGSALRARGVAPGARRLGTDPGGAAQRADKHLPEIAGLLDPAQFDLISRPGPGCLVVRGSAGSGKTTVALHRIAYLAYDEPRIDSPDTVFLTLSPALCDYVGTLLPSLGIGRVRVETFPEWAARHRRRLFPRLPTTHRIDTPDAVRRLKQHPAIGRVLAAQVARTPGPAAVEQALDDWASALTDAALLGTLLDPPLAAGDLRAAVDWCRVRQEELFAFLEGEEEAVAEIDAEDDALLLRAWQLRVGPIPAGAPGGGASSSARPASAPGALRYRHVAVDEAQDWAAIELHVVAGCLAEPASLTLAGDPHQRIASPFAAADWETLATELGLPSAEVETLRTSYRSTAEIMGFARAVLGPLWEDDAPPRAVRSGPPVEVFAFADSGACVAFLADALRQLVREEPLASVAILAPDADQAALYYDGLETSEVPRLRRVEAGRFAFAPGIEVAEIEQARGLEFDYVVLVDVSAASFADTPRSRRLFHVGATRAIHQLWVTHAGPGSPLLET; encoded by the coding sequence TTGCCGCATCCGGTCGTGCTCCAGGAGCTCCGCCTGCTCGAGGACGTGCTGCGCGCCCTCGCCGAGGAGCCCGGACGCGACGACGCCGCCGAGGAGTCGATCGTCCGCGAGCTCGAGCGGGTGCGGGCGCTCCTGCTCTCCGGCGAGGAGCAGAAGGACCGGCTCGCGCTGCTCGAGCAGTGGGATCGGGGCAGCGCGCTCCTGCGGCAGCTACGCGCCTCGCGCGCGACGCCGCGTGTGAACCGCAGCTCGCCCTACTTCGCGCACATGCGCCTGCTCGAGGACGGCCGCACGCGCGACGTCTGCCTCGGCCGCGCGACCTGCGTGCGCAGTGGCGTGCGCATCGTCGACTGGCGCAACGCGCCGATCTCGCGGCTCTTCTACCGCTACCGGCAGGGCGAGTCCTACGAGGAGGAGCTCGCCGGCCGCGTCGTGTCCGGCGAGGTCGCCGCCCGGCGCACGGTCGCGATCCGGGGCGGCCTGCTCGAGCGCGTGGATGCGCCGGAAGGAAGCTGGGTCCGCGCGCCCGGCGCCGCGCGGACCCCCGGGTCGGACGAGGCCTGGAAGCAGGTGGCGGAGCGGGCGCCGCGCCTGTCCGGCGGCGCCGGCAGCGCGCTGCGCGCGCGCGGCGTAGCGCCCGGCGCGCGCCGCCTCGGCACCGACCCGGGCGGCGCGGCCCAGCGCGCCGACAAGCACCTGCCCGAGATCGCGGGCCTGCTCGATCCGGCGCAGTTCGACCTGATCTCGCGCCCCGGGCCGGGCTGCCTCGTCGTGCGCGGCAGCGCGGGCTCGGGCAAGACGACGGTGGCGCTGCACCGGATCGCGTATCTCGCCTACGACGAGCCCCGGATCGACTCGCCCGACACGGTGTTCCTGACGCTCTCGCCGGCCCTGTGCGACTACGTGGGCACGCTGCTGCCGAGCCTGGGCATCGGGCGGGTGCGCGTGGAGACCTTCCCCGAGTGGGCCGCACGCCACCGCCGGCGGCTCTTCCCGCGCCTGCCGACCACGCACCGCATCGACACGCCCGACGCGGTCCGCCGCCTCAAGCAGCACCCGGCGATCGGCCGGGTGCTCGCGGCGCAGGTGGCCCGCACGCCCGGTCCCGCCGCCGTCGAGCAGGCGCTCGACGACTGGGCCAGCGCGCTGACCGACGCGGCCCTGCTCGGCACGCTGCTCGACCCGCCGCTCGCGGCCGGGGACCTGCGCGCCGCCGTCGACTGGTGTCGCGTGCGGCAGGAGGAGCTGTTCGCCTTCCTCGAAGGCGAGGAGGAGGCGGTCGCCGAGATCGACGCCGAGGACGACGCGCTCCTGCTGCGCGCCTGGCAGCTGCGGGTGGGCCCGATCCCGGCCGGCGCGCCCGGGGGCGGCGCCTCCTCTTCCGCCCGCCCCGCCTCCGCCCCGGGTGCGCTCCGCTACCGGCACGTCGCCGTCGACGAGGCGCAGGACTGGGCGGCGATCGAGCTCCACGTCGTCGCCGGCTGTCTCGCCGAGCCGGCGAGCCTCACGCTCGCGGGCGACCCCCATCAGCGCATCGCGAGCCCGTTCGCGGCCGCGGACTGGGAGACGCTCGCGACCGAGCTCGGCCTGCCCTCGGCCGAGGTCGAGACGCTGCGCACCAGCTACCGCTCGACCGCCGAGATCATGGGCTTCGCGCGCGCGGTGCTCGGCCCGCTCTGGGAGGACGACGCGCCGCCGCGGGCCGTGCGCTCGGGCCCTCCCGTGGAGGTGTTCGCGTTCGCGGACTCCGGGGCGTGCGTGGCGTTCCTCGCCGACGCGCTGCGCCAGCTCGTCCGGGAGGAGCCGCTCGCCTCGGTGGCGATCCTGGCGCCGGACGCGGACCAGGCGGCGCTCTACTACGACGGCCTCGAGACCTCCGAGGTGCCCCGCCTGCGGCGCGTCGAGGCCGGCCGCTTCGCCTTCGCGCCGGGCATCGAGGTGGCCGAGATCGAGCAGGCCCGGGGCCTCGAGTTCGACTACGTCGTCCTCGTGGACGTCTCCGCGGCCAGCTTCGCCGACACGCCCCGCAGCCGCCGGCTCTTCCACGTCGGGGCCACCCGGGCGATCCATCAACTCTGGGTCACCCACGCCGGACCGGGATCCCCCCTGCTGGAGACCTGA
- a CDS encoding lytic transglycosylase domain-containing protein, translating into MTIDPRRRRRWDPLRPPVAAGLAAILAIGLGAPIAARAADLSDLVEQALQERRDRDDAPAVRPGREEVARNWDAFLTVVIKRAGHDAPPGALRDQLLGVLIEERHHVVSMLTDATVDGPELMRSVFESSWEQLSPLLQQVAATLPEDSARRYAQFIEAGELMRAAERLGVARDLAGSPESLRKLAEMLLGDEGRDPLHYDTAVDPELRRIFGFGEPLAPPATSPLLGPAPAPPSSARLAPFSPLAALADWLVPQAWAAPQPAGERSLLVARLNTWIPGREQEVREYVPLVHDLLRLTVDDALGPAVAEADATAARVYPDLVIATAWQESCWRQFVRSKEGVQPLVSPAGSVGLMQINGRVWRGLYDPAGLEGDIGYNGRAGAEILWHYLRDFALPAGEHLGPGGADNLARATYAAYNGGPGHLARYRKAKTSAHLKEIDQEFWRKYQGVRKGEQAPMLSCYPTER; encoded by the coding sequence ATGACGATCGACCCGCGCCGGCGCCGCCGCTGGGACCCGCTCCGTCCCCCCGTCGCTGCCGGGCTCGCCGCCATCCTGGCGATCGGGCTCGGCGCGCCGATCGCCGCCCGCGCGGCCGATCTCTCCGACCTGGTCGAGCAGGCGCTCCAGGAGCGCCGGGATCGGGACGACGCCCCGGCCGTTCGCCCCGGCCGGGAGGAGGTCGCCCGGAACTGGGACGCCTTCCTGACCGTGGTCATCAAGCGGGCCGGGCACGACGCCCCGCCCGGGGCGCTCCGCGACCAGCTCCTCGGCGTCCTGATCGAGGAACGGCACCACGTCGTCTCGATGCTGACGGACGCCACCGTGGATGGGCCCGAGCTGATGCGGTCGGTCTTCGAGAGCTCCTGGGAGCAGCTCTCGCCCCTGCTCCAGCAGGTGGCAGCCACGCTGCCCGAGGACAGCGCGCGGCGCTACGCGCAGTTCATCGAGGCCGGCGAGCTGATGCGCGCCGCCGAGCGCCTCGGGGTGGCGCGCGACCTGGCCGGCTCCCCGGAGAGCCTCCGCAAGCTCGCCGAGATGCTGCTCGGGGACGAGGGCCGGGATCCGCTCCACTACGACACCGCCGTCGACCCCGAGCTGCGCCGGATCTTCGGCTTCGGCGAGCCGCTCGCCCCCCCGGCGACGAGCCCCCTGCTCGGGCCCGCGCCGGCACCGCCCTCCAGCGCGCGCCTCGCACCCTTCTCGCCCCTGGCGGCCCTCGCGGACTGGCTGGTTCCCCAGGCCTGGGCGGCGCCCCAGCCGGCCGGCGAGCGCTCGCTCCTCGTGGCACGGCTCAACACCTGGATCCCCGGCCGCGAGCAGGAGGTCCGCGAGTACGTCCCGCTCGTGCACGACCTCCTGCGCCTCACCGTCGACGACGCGCTCGGCCCGGCGGTCGCCGAGGCGGACGCGACCGCGGCCCGGGTGTACCCGGACCTGGTGATCGCGACGGCGTGGCAGGAGAGCTGCTGGCGCCAGTTCGTACGCAGCAAGGAGGGCGTGCAGCCGCTCGTCAGCCCGGCCGGCTCGGTGGGTCTCATGCAGATCAACGGGCGCGTCTGGCGCGGCCTCTACGATCCCGCCGGCCTCGAAGGCGACATCGGCTACAACGGCCGGGCCGGCGCGGAGATCCTCTGGCACTACCTGCGCGACTTCGCGCTGCCCGCCGGCGAGCACCTCGGGCCGGGCGGCGCCGACAACCTGGCCCGCGCCACCTACGCCGCCTACAACGGGGGGCCCGGCCACCTGGCGCGCTACCGCAAGGCGAAGACCTCGGCGCACCTGAAGGAGATCGACCAGGAGTTCTGGCGCAAGTACCAGGGGGTCCGGAAGGGGGAGCAGGCCCCGATGCTCTCCTGCTATCCGACCGAACGCTGA
- a CDS encoding DUF423 domain-containing protein, which translates to MRGWLAAAALFGLTAVAAGAFGAHGLRARVPLEQVASWQTAAHYQLLHAVALLALALLGSSGGRALGPAPWLFAAGMLLFSGSIYLLVLGGPRWLGPLTPLGGLCLMAGWASLPWLARAR; encoded by the coding sequence ATGCGAGGCTGGCTCGCCGCCGCAGCGCTCTTCGGGCTCACCGCCGTCGCCGCCGGCGCGTTCGGGGCCCACGGCCTGCGCGCGCGCGTGCCGCTCGAGCAGGTGGCCTCCTGGCAGACCGCCGCGCACTACCAGCTCCTGCACGCGGTGGCGCTGCTCGCCCTCGCCCTGCTCGGGAGCAGCGGGGGCCGCGCGCTCGGGCCGGCGCCGTGGCTCTTCGCCGCGGGCATGCTCCTCTTCTCGGGGTCGATCTACCTGCTCGTCCTCGGCGGGCCGCGCTGGCTGGGCCCGCTCACGCCGCTCGGGGGGCTGTGCCTGATGGCGGGCTGGGCGTCGCTCCCGTGGCTCGCGCGAGCGCGCTGA
- a CDS encoding Rap1a/Tai family immunity protein → MRHRLVPVRSPAPPRAVLLGLVFVLLPLATSAALTEDDFFVKSAQDLVDICSSPESDPLNDAADHFCQGFVVGAWQYHQAQAAGPKGVRLACPPDPPPTRNEVVTGFVAWAGKHPEHMAEPAVDTLFRYLVELAPCPGAEKGGAQ, encoded by the coding sequence ATGCGCCATCGGCTCGTGCCTGTCCGCTCGCCCGCGCCCCCGCGCGCCGTCCTGCTCGGGCTGGTCTTCGTGCTCTTGCCTCTCGCGACGAGCGCCGCGCTCACCGAGGACGACTTCTTCGTCAAGAGCGCCCAGGATCTCGTCGACATCTGCAGCTCCCCCGAGTCGGATCCGCTGAACGACGCGGCGGACCACTTCTGCCAGGGCTTCGTGGTGGGTGCCTGGCAGTATCACCAGGCCCAGGCCGCAGGCCCGAAGGGTGTGCGCCTGGCGTGCCCGCCGGATCCGCCGCCCACGCGCAACGAGGTCGTCACCGGCTTCGTCGCCTGGGCCGGCAAGCACCCGGAGCACATGGCGGAGCCGGCCGTCGACACCTTGTTCCGCTATCTGGTCGAGCTGGCGCCGTGCCCGGGCGCCGAGAAGGGAGGCGCCCAGTGA
- a CDS encoding glycine zipper domain-containing protein yields the protein MLVAPILVLVLAAGGCAGLSETEQRTLTGGAGGAAAGAVIGALAGNAGLGAAIGGAVGAGGGFLYGRGVEAGQRRQ from the coding sequence ATGCTCGTGGCTCCGATCCTCGTCCTCGTGCTCGCCGCCGGCGGGTGCGCAGGCCTCTCCGAGACCGAACAGCGCACGCTGACCGGCGGCGCGGGCGGGGCGGCCGCCGGCGCCGTGATCGGCGCGCTCGCGGGCAACGCCGGGCTCGGCGCCGCGATCGGTGGCGCGGTCGGTGCCGGTGGCGGCTTCCTCTACGGACGCGGCGTCGAGGCGGGACAGCGGCGCCAGTAG
- a CDS encoding acyl-CoA dehydrogenase family protein encodes MIEWSESHQMIRDAVRKFVEAEVVPRIDELEHGDAPPYEVLRKLFRTFGMDELARQGFRQRIERERRAEAARAGGETPAEEERKPRAEGADAAAMQMIPIIELCRYCPGLVTAMGVSVGLTAAAILGKGTVAQKERWALPLLTLEKIGAWAITEPASGSDAFGAMRATARRDGDGYRLDGNKTFITNGPYADTIVFICKLDEPGVEAKDRKILHFVLDRGMPGLVQSKPMRKMGLHSSPTGELFLSDVQAGPERLLGGSEERAASAGKSGAKDTFSMERSGVAAMALGIIERCLELSVDYAKTRVAWGQPIGEYQLIQLKLAKMEVARTNVRNMVFRHIEMAGAGKGMSFAEASAMKLYAAQAAVEVALEAVQLFGGNGYMAEYRVEQLARDAKVLQIYAGTDEMQVRAIARALLSA; translated from the coding sequence GTGATCGAGTGGTCCGAATCCCACCAGATGATCCGCGACGCCGTGCGCAAGTTCGTCGAGGCGGAGGTCGTGCCCCGGATCGACGAGCTCGAGCACGGCGACGCACCGCCCTACGAGGTGCTGCGCAAGCTGTTCCGGACCTTCGGCATGGACGAGCTGGCGCGCCAGGGCTTCCGGCAGCGGATCGAGCGCGAGCGCCGCGCCGAGGCCGCGCGCGCCGGCGGCGAGACCCCTGCCGAGGAGGAGCGCAAGCCGCGCGCCGAGGGCGCCGACGCGGCCGCCATGCAGATGATCCCGATCATCGAGCTGTGCCGGTACTGCCCGGGCCTGGTGACCGCGATGGGCGTGTCGGTCGGTCTCACCGCGGCCGCGATCCTGGGCAAGGGCACCGTGGCGCAGAAGGAGCGCTGGGCGCTGCCGCTCCTCACCCTCGAGAAGATCGGCGCCTGGGCGATCACCGAGCCCGCCTCGGGCTCCGACGCCTTCGGCGCGATGCGGGCGACGGCCCGCCGCGACGGCGACGGCTACCGGCTCGACGGCAACAAGACCTTCATCACCAACGGTCCCTACGCCGACACGATCGTGTTCATCTGCAAGCTCGACGAGCCCGGGGTCGAGGCCAAGGACCGCAAGATCCTGCACTTCGTGCTCGATCGCGGCATGCCGGGCCTCGTGCAGTCGAAGCCGATGCGGAAGATGGGCCTGCACAGCTCGCCGACCGGGGAGCTGTTCCTCTCCGACGTCCAGGCGGGCCCGGAGCGGCTGCTCGGCGGGAGCGAGGAGCGCGCGGCCTCGGCCGGCAAGAGCGGCGCCAAGGACACCTTCTCGATGGAGCGCTCCGGCGTCGCGGCGATGGCGCTCGGCATCATCGAGCGCTGCCTCGAGCTCTCGGTCGACTACGCGAAGACGCGCGTCGCCTGGGGCCAGCCGATCGGCGAGTACCAGCTGATCCAGCTCAAGCTCGCCAAGATGGAGGTGGCGCGCACCAACGTCCGGAACATGGTCTTCCGCCACATCGAGATGGCGGGCGCCGGCAAGGGCATGTCCTTCGCCGAGGCCTCGGCGATGAAGCTCTACGCGGCGCAGGCGGCCGTGGAGGTGGCGCTCGAGGCGGTGCAGCTCTTCGGCGGCAACGGCTACATGGCCGAGTACCGGGTCGAGCAGCTCGCGCGCGACGCGAAGGTGCTCCAGATCTACGCCGGGACCGACGAGATGCAGGTGCGGGCGATCGCGCGGGCGCTGCTCTCGGCCTGA
- a CDS encoding endonuclease/exonuclease/phosphatase family protein produces MASRQRPRVSIRRFRGGEDPFLERREALAAVTPYLALVRAPLHPAPRTRPGAQLVAATYNVHRWTARGARGEPDPERAAFVISELGADVLALQEVVRPFAGEDPLVRLADRLRLHLAFVTTRIHRLGELGNAILSRWPIAGASLLDLNFSRLERRTAVAAQLVTEAGPLSLVATHLAIVDRTRHRQVRHLLDHPQLQGPVVLMGDMNLWRTNDKAVRALEEGLPAHTEIAWPASFPAARPVLSLDRIYARGAKLVEVRSHQTAAARRASDHLPVVARIELL; encoded by the coding sequence ATGGCGAGCCGGCAGCGCCCCCGGGTGAGCATCCGCCGCTTCCGCGGCGGCGAGGACCCGTTCCTCGAGCGCCGCGAGGCGCTGGCCGCCGTGACGCCCTACCTGGCGCTGGTGCGGGCGCCGCTCCACCCCGCGCCCCGCACCCGGCCCGGGGCGCAGCTCGTGGCCGCCACCTACAACGTGCACCGCTGGACGGCGCGGGGCGCGCGCGGCGAGCCGGACCCCGAGCGCGCCGCGTTCGTGATCTCGGAGCTCGGTGCCGACGTGCTGGCCCTCCAGGAGGTGGTGCGTCCCTTCGCCGGCGAGGACCCGCTGGTGCGGCTCGCCGACCGCCTGCGCCTGCACCTGGCCTTCGTGACCACCCGCATCCACCGCCTCGGCGAGCTCGGCAACGCGATCCTCTCGCGCTGGCCGATCGCGGGCGCCTCGCTGCTCGACCTCAACTTCTCGCGGCTCGAGCGCCGCACGGCGGTGGCCGCGCAGCTCGTGACCGAGGCGGGGCCCCTCTCGCTGGTGGCGACCCATCTCGCGATCGTCGACCGCACCCGCCACCGCCAGGTGCGCCACCTGCTCGACCACCCGCAGCTCCAGGGCCCCGTCGTGCTGATGGGCGACATGAACCTGTGGCGGACCAACGACAAGGCGGTGCGGGCGCTCGAGGAGGGCCTGCCGGCACACACCGAGATCGCGTGGCCGGCGAGCTTCCCGGCGGCCCGGCCGGTGCTCTCGCTCGACCGCATCTACGCGCGCGGCGCCAAGCTGGTCGAGGTCCGCTCGCACCAGACCGCGGCCGCCCGCCGCGCCTCCGACCACCTGCCCGTGGTCGCGCGGATCGAGCTGCTCTAG
- a CDS encoding SIMPL domain-containing protein, with translation MLPRGLLCLVVLLAAPAPTRADDTPSIRVSGTGEVSATPDTGHLSAGVVAEAPSAAEAVRANGTAMERVLAALEAAGIAKRDVQTSGFSVWPVYAESAGRAEQPRITGYRVSNQVTVRVAGVERVGGVLDQLVAAGANEVGGVAFSVGEPAPLLDEARKRALADARRKAELYAASAGVRLGRLLRIDETGGGPPVPMPRAARMEASAPVPIAPGQVELSITTTVTYAIEP, from the coding sequence ATGCTCCCTCGCGGACTGCTCTGCCTCGTCGTGCTGCTCGCGGCTCCCGCGCCCACCCGCGCCGACGACACCCCGTCGATCCGCGTGTCGGGCACCGGCGAGGTCTCGGCGACACCCGACACCGGCCACCTCTCGGCCGGCGTCGTGGCGGAGGCGCCGAGCGCCGCCGAGGCGGTGCGCGCGAACGGGACGGCGATGGAGCGCGTGCTCGCCGCGCTCGAGGCGGCGGGCATCGCGAAGCGGGACGTCCAGACCTCCGGCTTCTCGGTGTGGCCGGTGTACGCCGAGAGCGCCGGCCGGGCCGAGCAGCCGCGCATCACCGGCTATCGCGTCTCCAACCAGGTGACGGTGCGGGTGGCCGGGGTCGAGAGGGTGGGGGGCGTGCTGGACCAGCTCGTCGCCGCCGGCGCCAACGAGGTGGGCGGCGTCGCGTTCTCGGTCGGCGAGCCCGCGCCGCTGCTCGACGAGGCCCGCAAGCGCGCGCTCGCCGACGCCCGGCGCAAGGCCGAGCTCTACGCCGCGAGCGCCGGCGTGCGCCTCGGGCGGCTGCTGCGCATCGACGAGACCGGCGGCGGACCGCCCGTCCCGATGCCGAGGGCCGCGCGCATGGAGGCGTCCGCGCCCGTGCCGATCGCGCCGGGCCAGGTCGAGCTCTCGATCACCACGACCGTGACCTACGCGATCGAGCCCTGA
- a CDS encoding tetratricopeptide repeat protein, whose protein sequence is MRSRPGVPLLLAAALGGALALAGCTSFQAMRAFQRGTAALDRGEAALAVGELERAAALAPEASAVQNHLGIAYEAAGRREEARRAYERAVALDCENEAAGRNLAALRAQDTKPPAGPAGSRAAGAP, encoded by the coding sequence ATGCGAAGCCGCCCCGGAGTCCCGCTGCTCCTCGCCGCGGCGCTCGGGGGCGCGCTCGCGCTCGCGGGCTGTACGTCGTTCCAGGCGATGCGCGCGTTCCAGCGCGGCACCGCGGCGCTCGACCGCGGTGAGGCCGCGCTCGCCGTCGGCGAGCTCGAGCGGGCGGCCGCCCTGGCGCCCGAGGCGTCGGCGGTGCAAAACCACCTCGGCATCGCCTACGAGGCGGCGGGCCGTCGCGAGGAGGCACGGCGCGCCTACGAGCGCGCCGTCGCCCTCGACTGCGAGAACGAGGCCGCCGGCCGCAACCTGGCCGCGCTGCGGGCGCAGGACACGAAGCCGCCGGCGGGCCCGGCGGGCTCCCGTGCGGCGGGCGCGCCATGA
- a CDS encoding transcriptional repressor, with product MLYVPRMAHDLEREALARYLDDRSLKRTRQREAILEVFLDVIGHISSEDLYQRVREKYPGIGYTTVYRTMKIFCEAGLAVERAFEDGVTRYEIPHEHHDHLVCTRCGRIVEFECRMIESAQDQIALEYGFRLLRHRHELYGHCPDCRGA from the coding sequence ATGCTCTACGTTCCTCGCATGGCGCACGATCTCGAGCGCGAGGCCCTCGCGCGCTACCTGGACGACCGCAGCCTGAAGCGCACCCGGCAGCGGGAGGCGATCCTCGAGGTGTTCCTCGACGTGATCGGGCACATCTCGAGCGAGGACCTCTATCAGCGGGTCCGCGAGAAGTACCCCGGCATCGGCTACACCACTGTGTACCGGACGATGAAGATCTTCTGCGAGGCGGGGCTCGCCGTGGAACGCGCCTTCGAGGACGGGGTCACCCGCTACGAGATCCCCCACGAGCACCACGACCACCTGGTCTGCACGCGCTGCGGGCGGATCGTCGAGTTCGAGTGCCGCATGATCGAGTCGGCGCAGGACCAGATCGCGCTCGAGTACGGGTTCCGGCTGCTGCGCCATCGCCACGAGCTCTACGGGCACTGTCCCGACTGTCGCGGGGCGTGA